From a single Streptomyces sp. NBC_01264 genomic region:
- a CDS encoding DUF445 domain-containing protein — translation MEQGSTTATEEAAASSPSSAKPSNSSNSSNGVTARGGFVFSEADEERRRGVRRMKRTATGLLVLVALIYVAAKWAEHTGAGGWAGYVAAGAEAGMVGALADWFAVTALFRRPLGLPIPHTAIIPTKKDQLGVSLGEFVGENFLSADVVRTRLHALGIGGRLGAWLAEPAHADRVTAELATALRGALTVLRDSDVQAVVGEAITRRAETAEIAPGIGKALEKVVADGGHRRVVDLVCARAYDWLVTHAESVEAAVQGGAPGWTPRFVDRKIGDRVYKELLRFVQEMRDMPEHPARGAVDRFLADFAADLQSDTETRARVERLKSEILQREEIQDVIASTWTAVRSMIISAAEDERSALRLRVRSSLMSLGARLATDGRLQDKVEGWIEGAVVYVVTTYRTEITSLITDTVAGWDAEHTSRKIEAHIGRDLQFIRINGTVVGALAGLLIYTVSRAFGA, via the coding sequence AGCAGGGCAGCACGACGGCTACGGAGGAGGCCGCGGCTTCGTCGCCTTCGTCGGCGAAGCCGTCGAACTCGTCGAACTCGTCGAACGGGGTCACGGCACGCGGCGGGTTCGTGTTCAGCGAGGCCGACGAGGAGCGTCGGCGCGGCGTCCGCCGGATGAAGCGGACCGCCACCGGCCTGCTGGTCCTGGTCGCGTTGATCTACGTAGCGGCGAAGTGGGCGGAGCACACGGGCGCGGGCGGCTGGGCCGGGTACGTCGCGGCCGGGGCCGAGGCGGGCATGGTCGGCGCGCTCGCGGACTGGTTCGCCGTCACCGCGCTCTTCCGGCGGCCGCTCGGGCTGCCCATCCCGCACACCGCGATCATCCCGACGAAGAAGGACCAGCTCGGGGTCTCGCTCGGGGAGTTCGTCGGGGAGAACTTCCTCTCCGCCGACGTCGTGCGTACGAGACTGCACGCGCTGGGCATCGGCGGCCGGCTCGGCGCCTGGCTGGCCGAGCCCGCGCACGCCGACCGGGTCACGGCGGAGCTGGCCACGGCCCTGCGCGGGGCGCTGACCGTCCTGCGGGACTCCGACGTGCAGGCCGTCGTGGGTGAGGCGATCACGCGGCGGGCGGAGACGGCGGAGATCGCGCCGGGGATCGGCAAGGCGCTGGAGAAGGTCGTCGCGGACGGCGGGCACCGCCGGGTCGTGGACCTGGTGTGCGCGCGGGCGTACGACTGGCTGGTCACCCACGCCGAGTCGGTCGAGGCGGCGGTGCAGGGCGGGGCGCCGGGCTGGACCCCGAGGTTCGTGGACCGGAAGATCGGCGACCGCGTCTACAAGGAACTGCTCCGCTTCGTCCAGGAGATGCGGGACATGCCGGAGCACCCGGCGCGCGGGGCGGTGGACCGTTTCCTCGCGGACTTCGCGGCGGACCTCCAGTCGGACACAGAGACGCGGGCGCGGGTGGAGCGCCTGAAGTCGGAGATCCTGCAGCGGGAGGAGATCCAGGACGTGATCGCCTCCACCTGGACGGCGGTCCGCTCGATGATCATCTCGGCGGCGGAGGACGAACGCAGTGCGCTGCGCCTGCGGGTCCGTTCCTCACTGATGTCCCTGGGCGCCCGACTGGCCACGGACGGCCGCCTCCAGGACAAGGTGGAGGGCTGGATCGAGGGCGCGGTGGTGTACGTGGTCACCACCTACCGTACGGAGATCACCTCGCTGATCACGGACACGGTGGCGGGCTGGGACGCGGAGCACACCTCGCGCAAGATCGAGGCCCACATCGGACGCGACCTCCAGTTCATCCGCATCAACGGCACGGTGGTCGGAGCCTTGGCGGGCCTGCTGATCTACACGGTGTCACGGGCCTTCGGGGCGTAG
- a CDS encoding GNAT family N-acetyltransferase, with protein sequence MICYGQSVLDLADELVDAYADVFSAPPWNEDEETIRQFATRLPADARRRGFRTAFIQSATGIDGFATGWITPAAFPKNRAYAQVAAQLGSARVKELLTGALEIDELAVRPYARGRGTARDLLAEITTDAPDRRAWLLTSRLAKNTVATYRRLGWHEVTPLPGTETGVIVFLSPDHPNRAA encoded by the coding sequence GTGATCTGCTACGGACAGTCCGTCCTCGACCTCGCGGACGAGCTGGTCGACGCCTACGCCGACGTCTTCTCCGCCCCGCCGTGGAACGAAGACGAAGAAACCATTCGCCAGTTCGCCACCCGCCTCCCGGCCGACGCCCGGCGCCGTGGCTTCCGTACGGCCTTCATCCAGTCCGCCACCGGCATCGACGGCTTCGCCACGGGCTGGATCACCCCGGCGGCCTTCCCGAAGAACCGGGCGTACGCCCAGGTCGCGGCGCAGCTCGGCTCGGCCCGGGTGAAGGAACTCCTCACCGGGGCGCTGGAGATAGACGAACTCGCGGTACGCCCCTACGCGCGCGGTCGCGGCACCGCCCGGGACCTCCTCGCGGAGATCACCACCGACGCCCCGGACCGCCGCGCCTGGCTCCTGACCAGCCGCCTGGCCAAGAACACGGTGGCCACGTACCGCCGCCTGGGCTGGCACGAGGTCACCCCCCTCCCCGGCACGGAGACGGGCGTCATCGTCTTCCTGTCCCCGGACCACCCGAACCGAGCGGCGTAG
- a CDS encoding class I SAM-dependent methyltransferase codes for MPDRALSFGAMAEAYERFRPGYPVELFDLVMEYAARPVPTALEIGAGTGKATRLFAGRGVSVTATEPDAAMLAELREHVPASVRTVRATFEALRPDGQRYAMVYAAAALHWTDPEGRWARVASLLEPGGVFASFGGPVRLADPEVEELVRAARAPFLESDEIPSPDGTPPGSAMQWPGTELRRSPWFSGVRQAVIDRRLTMSSDDYIGYLSTVSAYLILPAVARERVFRQITRVLPARVEIAADLTVHLARRRSEP; via the coding sequence ATGCCTGATCGCGCACTGAGCTTCGGAGCGATGGCCGAGGCCTACGAACGGTTCCGACCCGGGTATCCCGTGGAACTCTTCGACCTGGTGATGGAGTACGCCGCCCGGCCGGTCCCGACCGCCCTCGAAATCGGGGCCGGGACCGGCAAAGCGACCCGGCTCTTCGCCGGACGGGGTGTCTCGGTCACCGCGACCGAGCCGGACGCGGCCATGCTCGCCGAGCTGCGCGAGCACGTACCGGCAAGCGTCAGGACCGTCCGGGCCACCTTCGAGGCGTTGCGACCGGACGGGCAGCGGTACGCGATGGTCTACGCGGCGGCGGCGCTGCACTGGACCGACCCCGAAGGCCGCTGGGCCCGGGTGGCCTCCCTGCTGGAGCCCGGCGGCGTGTTCGCCTCGTTCGGCGGCCCGGTCCGGCTGGCAGACCCGGAGGTGGAGGAACTCGTTCGTGCGGCGCGGGCACCGTTCCTGGAGAGCGACGAGATTCCGTCCCCGGACGGGACGCCACCCGGATCTGCCATGCAGTGGCCGGGGACGGAGCTCCGGCGGTCCCCCTGGTTCAGCGGTGTTCGGCAGGCCGTGATCGACCGCCGCCTGACGATGAGCTCGGACGACTACATCGGCTACCTCTCCACCGTCTCGGCCTATCTCATCCTGCCCGCCGTGGCGAGGGAGCGGGTGTTCCGCCAGATCACGCGGGTGCTGCCGGCGAGGGTCGAGATCGCCGCTGACCTCACCGTCCATCTCGCGCGTCGGCGCTCCGAGCCGTAG